The region CGGGGTTCTCGCCCATCAGCGGCCCCATGATGGGGCCGACCTCGGCGTCGCTGCCGTGTTCGAGCGCGTTGAACAGGGCGTGCTTCTCGGCTTCCCGTTCAACCCGCTCGCGAAGATCCTCGTCCATTAGGGAGAGCTACTGGTGGAGTTCGCAAAAAGGGTGTGACTCGCGCATGCGGCGGTTTTCGTGTGAGACTACCTGTTCCTGTGGCTCCTTCGAGGGGCTCCGCCCGCTGTCGGTCTGACTGGCACTCACCACCGACGATGAACAGCGACGCCGAACCGTCCGGTTGCGTGGGGCGACCGGCCAAACCCCCGTTGACGGTGTATCGTGGGTGGTCGGGTGGAATTCGCCGACAAACTATCGGGTTTGGAGGGAGAACACCGAAACCATTCCCGGGAAACCGCTGCCGACTGAGACAGACTTATGCCCGGGGTTACCCTGGTGCGCATATGGCACAGCCCGACCGACCGCGGAACATCCCGCACTGGTACTCGCCCAAAGGAGAGACCCTCTCGCTGACCGACGGCGAGGGCGCCCGCGTCACCGACGACGGCGGCAACGAGTATTTGGACTTCGTGGCACAGCTCTACTGCGTCAACGCCGGCCACTCCGACGAGCGTATCGTCGACGCGATGACTGAACAGGCCCAGCGTATCCCCTACGTCTCCTCGTCGAAAACGACGCCGGCCCGCGACGAACTCGCCGCACGGCTCGCGGACGTGGCCCCCGGAGCGCTCAACGACGTGTTCTTCTCCATCTCAGGCAGCGAGGCCAACGAGTCGGCCATCCAGATCGCCCGAGAGTACCAGGACGCCCCGAAAGTTCTCACCCGCTGGCGCTCCTACCACGGCTCGACCTACGCCGCAGGGGCGCTCAGCGGCGACCCCGAGACCCGCTCGGTCGTCGAGCGCCACGCCGCCATGACGGGCGTCGGGAAGTTCCTCCCGCCGCTGGTCCACAACTCTCCCTTCGACGGCGACACGCCCGAGGAAATCGCCCAGCAGGCTGCCGACCATCTCGAGTTCGTCATCAAGAACGAGGGCCCGGACTCCGTCGCCGCAGTCCTCACCGAACCCATCGCCGGTACCTCCGGCGCCTACCCGGCACCGCCGGGCTACTTCGAGCGCGTCCGCGAAATCTGTGACGAGTACGACGTGCTCCTCATCTCCGACGAGGTTATCGCCGGTTTCGGCCGCTGTGGCGACTGGTTCGGCATCAATACCTACGACGTGGAGCCGGACATGATCACGTTCGCGAAGGGCGTCACCAGCGCCTACGCGCCGCTGGCGGGCGTCGTTGCCAACGAGGAGATTGCTTCGGAGATCCGCGAGGACGGCCATCCACTCGGCCAGACGTTCGCCGGCCACCCCATCGCTTGTGCCGCCGGCAACGCCGCGATGGAGGCCTACGAGAACGGCCTCATCGAGAACTGCCGGGAGCTTGCGCCCTACCTGGAGGAGCGCCTCCGCGAACTGGAGTCCTACGACGAGGTCGCCCACGTCCACGGCCGCGGCCTGCTCTGGTCCGTCGAGTTCGGCGACCCCGAAACGGGCGAGCCGTTCGTTGACCCCCGGGTGGAACCGGACGCTGAGAACCCGCTCGCCCACGTCCGCTCGGTCACACAGGACCACGGGGTGCTGTTCGGCTCCGGCCGCCCGGACACGCAGGTGTTGCTCTCGCCGCCGCTCTGTATCGACCGCGCGGACATCGACGAAGCCGTCGACGCGCTCGAAGCCGGTATCGAAGCGACGTTCTGAGCGCGCCAGCGCACCTTTTCAGCAGTGTATCGCGATGCGGCCGGGGTCGGGTCCTTACTCGTGAGAATGCGACACGACCAGTGATCGAACACTGCGAGCAAAACGCCCGAAACCGATATTGATGCCATCTGGCGATCAACCGACGGGCCGACCCCGTCTTTGTGTGCGGTCTCCGGTCCGACCCGGGCCCCTTCGTCGGGATGCCGTCGCCGGGCGTGTCGTACTGCCGTCAGTCCTCTTCGACCGCGACGATCGCCTCCTCCGGCGCGCCACACGCCGGACACGAATCCGGCATCCCTTCCTCAAGCTCGCCCATCTCGCCGCACTCCGAACAGCGCCACATGAGATACCCCTCGCCGAACTCCTGTCCGGGGATGGTCTCCGCATTGTTCCCGCCCGTTGAGCCGCTCTCTGTGGTTACGACCTGGAATCCGTCGGCGGTGTACTCGTTGACCTGCCCGAGGACCTGTCCGTCCTCGTCGTAGACCGTCTCACCGGGAGCGATGGGCTTGTCGTCCGGCTCCGACTCCGCGCGCTCGCTCACGCTGGACCCCTCCCTGGTAGCCGCCCAGTCTGGGAGACACGGGGGGTCACCGTTCCGCCCCGAGCCCGGAACGACGCGCGCCCTGCTCGATCCGGTCGGCGCTCCCGAGGATCAGATGTCGGCCTCATCGGATCCTCCGGTAAAGTCGGGTGAGGACCGAGGCGACCACGCCCAATCCCGGCATCCATTTCGATGCGATAGCCGCACCGAGCAAGAGGATCCCCGCCCGAACGTCCCGGCGCGCGAACGCCGCAGCAGCGTCTAGCAGGGTCGATGCGATACTCAGTCTCCGTAGTGTCCGTCGGCCGAGTGTCAGTGTCTTCATAGTACAAGTACGGAATCGATGGATAATAGATACAGGCTTGCGTTCGCAAGTTCTTGTCCGGTGACTCGCCCCGTGAGCAGTCCAGTTCGGACCGGACGCGGCCCCAACGTGAGTGGCCAGCCGCGGTCCGTGGAGACCACGGCGAGAATTCCTCGCGGCGAACGCGGCCGTCACTAGTGCAGAGAGAAGGCCCCCGCGCCGGCGGTCCGCTGGGCGACCGTCGAGAGCCGAAGCATGTACGCGGTCAACACGAGGAACGGGGCCAGCGCGATCGTGAACACGGTCGAAACGAAGCTCATCAGAGGCGGGAGACCAAACACCCACGCTTCGGGCAAGAGGTTCGAGTTGATCGCGAGGATGGCCGACGCAGTGACGAGGATCGACGGCAGCGAGACGACGAGGAGCGTCCGCGACAGCTGGGACACCTCCTGGGTGTAGTAGAGCGTTTTGAAGTACTCCTTACCGGTGGCGAACAGCTGGAACGCTTGGATGAGGTCGTCGAGCGCCTCGCCGAACGTGTCGGATTGTTCGCTCTCGTAGGAGCCCCGCAGCACCCGTGAACGGTCCATATGCCTCCCGTAGTCCGCCTCCAGACCGAGCCAGAGGACGCCGAAATCCGCACCGGAGGCGCTGTTGCTGTGGTCGCCGAGCGGCTCAACCGTTTGGACGACCTCGTCGACATACTCCTGGATGTCCTGGGCTAGCTCGTCGTCGCTCCCCGTGGCGACCTCCTCGAGGGCGGTCGCGCGGTCATGAATGACCGACGCCATCAGGCTGAGGAATGAGACCGGATCTGAGGGGCTGTCGCCGCTCTCGGTCAGCCGGCCGACATCCCGCCGGAACTTCATACTTCCCTGGACGCGATTCTCCTGGGTCTCCACGGTGGTGATGTCGTGGGAGAGGACAATCGAGTTGATCGACACCACGATCGACACGAGCAGGATGATGCCACTCAACAGCGAGCTCAGGATCGTCTGGACTGCGGGCGTCTCCGTGAGGACCCGTTGCATCTCGAAAGTCCAGACCGACCCGATGAGCATGAGCGCCGAGAACATAAACGTCAGCAACGCGCCGGTGACCGCGAGCCGGTTGGCCTCCAGCAGGACCCACCGGATCACGTGGAATCGGCCGTTTCTCTGCGGGACTGGGAACCAGTCGCGGAAGCTCCAGTAGCGGTCGACGGCGCTCATGACCGCTTCGCTGTGAACCCGACGACGAGCAGGCTCACCAGGAACACGATCAGTGTATCGACGATTGCCATGGGAGTCACGCGGCTCTCAGGGTTATAATATCACGGCTTGCTGGCGCAACTCGATTTATGCCGTGGTCTCATCTCCTGCTTCCAGTTGCCATCCGGCTCGTCCCGGTTGAGGGGACGGCGCTGTTCTTCCTCCTCGTCGTTGGCGCCGATCGACGAGACGGTCAAGTTGCTCGGCGGCCACTTTCACATATATGCCCGGCATAGGCAGGCAGAACGGTTAGTCTCGAAAGCGTTGTTTGTTGGATTACCGTGCAAGACGAGGCAACACTGACAGAGACCGATAAAGAGAGCTACCAGCCCGATACCGCTACCATCGAGACCGTCTCTGACAACGAAATTAACCTGCTCAGGTACCACTGCCACAGGGATTTCCGGTCTGTCTCCTACTGAACCCTTCTTTGTAGTGCGAGACTCCGATGCGTTGACCTACAAATGCAAAATTCCATGACAGTTAAAAGACGGAAAATGAAATGAAATGAATGTTCGCCCTGCAGAGTCGGACGACAGAGAACAGATCAGAGCAGTCACGCGCGACTCGCTGCAATCATCGTACTCGCTCAGTCCAGAACAGATCGAGATGATGCTTGAAGAGGAGTTCGACGACTCATCGCTGACCGACCTCCTCAACGATGCGGATACGGCAGTGCTCGTCGTCGAAGAGACCGTCGACGGCACGGAAACCGTCCGCGGGTTCATCACCGTCCAAATCGGAACGGAAGCGACGATCCGGTGGGTCCATGTGGATCCAGCGGCACGGGGAGGAGGTATTGCCACGGCGCTACTCAATCGCGTTCGCGAACAGTTTGCCGAAAAGCCGATTGTGGCGTGTATCCTTGACGAGGCTGTTGAGGGCGGCGAGTTCCTCGAAGGGTTCGGCCTCAAACAGGACGATCACGACCACATACTGGTCGGCGGGGAGGAGTTCGCAGTCACCATGTTCACGGAAGGCGAATCGACGGAGACGTCGACCGAACCAACTGTGACGGTTCCGGAGTCAGTTACCGTCGACGGGGTTGACCGACCCGTCGGTCGCGACGAGAGCGTTCCCGGCAGTGAGGCCCCGTTCTTTGCGGTGTACTGTGCCGACGACGAGGAGGACGCGTACGGGTACTTCTGTTCACAGTGCGGCAGTACGAACGTCTCCATCGACGGACTGGATAGGCTCGAGTGCGAGGACTGTAGCAACACTCACCTGGCCGACGAGTGGGACGATGCGTATCTGTAAGCGCCCGTCGTCCGGTTGGGGCCGCTTGCACGGACGTGTCTCCCCACCCGGCAGGGGCCGGCACAGAGAGTAAATGGCTTCGGCACGGATTTCCCATAATGACGACCGATCAGGACGATAATGGCCGCGAGCAGGGTGTAGAGTTCGGTCCGCTCGCGGACGATCTTGAGGACGAGGCGTACCCGATCGATCTGGAGGCCGTACTGGAGCGGTACGGTGACCGTGAACTGGGGCTGGGGGACGGCACGGCGACGCTCCAGACGGTGTTGGAACCCCTGGGCGAGACCACCTACGAGTCCGCCGACGACGTGCGACAGAGCATCATCGGGATGGTCAGTGACGAGGCGATCGGCCGGAAGAACTACTCGGACCGCGGCGGCAGCACGGCCGCCGAGGAGGACACCGAGGAGTCGGTGTAGGCGGCTGGCTGGCCGCCCGCTTCGACCTTCGTTCAACGAGATCCCACATCGACGGCGATCCGTTCTCGACTCGAGGTTGTGACCCGCTGCGCTCGCGACCGTCCCACTGTCGCCGACGACGGCGACCCTCTTTGTGGCACGCTCATGTGTCGCACAGTGTTGATTTTAGCGAGTGGCTTTGACAGCGTGTTTGAGTGCTTCTTGACCGGGTTTACGCTGATTCGGTCCGGAACCGAGTGATCGGGACATCGGTGACGCCGTCGTACCCATCATCGGCACCGACGAGGAGCATCCCGTCGACGTGCGCTGCGGTCCCGAGTGCGAAGGCATCACCAAGCGCCGGAGCGTAACGAAATTTGAAGTCGGCTGCTGGCGGCCAGGTCTGTTCGGTGTCGACTCGACGGATCCCGCTCTCCTCGAGGACGTCGACGACAGCATCAGCGCGCTCCGCGCCGTCAATCGCACGGACGAGATAGTGGATTTCGGCGAGGTTGATAGCCGAAATGTAGCCGTCCGCTGCACCTTCAACGGCGTCGACGTACGTTTCGACGGTGTCGCTCCCCGGTTCGTTGCAGAAATAGGCGATGAGTGGTTCGGCGTCGAAGACAATCGTCTCGGGAATCTCAGCCCCATCCGTCATGCATCGGCCTCGTCGTCGCCGGCGTACTGCTGCCGCAACTCCTCCTCGCTGGCTTTGTCCGCTGTGCGTTCCTCCCGGAGGCGCTCGGTTGCCGAGCGACCCTGCTCGTCGGTTTTCCCGTCCAGAACCCCACGCAGGTCTGTAACCGAGTGGATAGGACGAACAACGATTTCACCTTCTTTGGTCCGAATGAACTTCACACGGCCAGGCGTGTTGATACCCAACTTCTCGCGGAACTCCTTCGGGATGGTAGCTTGCCCCCGCGACGATACAGACACCACTTTTTCAGACTCTGACTTGCTCATACTATTTTCTATCAGTAATTCGTTTCAGTCATACAAAAGACTAGCGCTGGGTTGGGTGGTCGGCTGCGAGAATCATCTTGCTGTAGCGAGGAAACCCCGCAGTCGCCGGGCTCCGTCCGGCTGCCTGAGGGAGTTCATCCCTCTCTGTTTGCGGCAGGGAGCATGTTACTCGTGCGCTGCGTCCCACTCATCAGGCTTCTTGACGTTGCCACAGACGTTACACTCGATACGGCCCATCGTGTCCATCGCGTTGTCCGTCGTCTCGCAGTTCTCACAGAAGTAGCCCCAGCGCTCCTCGGCGGCCTCACTCACGTAGGCGACAAAGAACACTCCCTTCGAGCCGCGCTCGCCCGTCGAACGGTCGACGTGGACCGTTTCGCCTGCCGCGGTTCGGATGGCTTCCAGTTGCATACGTCACTGAAGGCGGCGGGGGGCCAAGAACGTACGGCTCCCTATCGTGTCGCTTTCTTCCAGTCGGCCAGCCCCAGCCGACCACCGTTCAGTTCTTCGGCGTCAGCCTCAGTTGCAGCCCACTCGAACAGCCCGACCACGTCCTCGGGGTCACGGCCCTGCCCACCGGTGAGTTCTGTGGCGACGATACCTGGGTCGACGACGCCCACCGTCTGCTCAATGTCGGTTGCGAACCCTCGTGCGACGGCCTCCGCGGCGGCCTTCGAGACCGCATAGCCCCCGTAGCCCGGGCTGGGCTCGACGGCCACCTGTCCGGAGGGAACCAGCACCCGCGCGTCGGGCGCGAGGTGCGGTACGGCCTCCTTGACTGTCGTGAAGACGCCGCGGGCGTTGGTGCGGAACTGGTCGTCGAACGCTGAGTAGGTCTCTTCGTCGAGTGGTGCCTCACCGGGGGCGCTGTGGAAGACACCAGCACAGGGCATCACGAGGTCGATGTCGCCGCCGACCCGGGCGGCCCGCTCCATCAGCCGTTCGGCGTCGAACTCGTCCCGCACGTCTGCAGTGACAGTATCGACGTTCTCGATATCGGCGAACAGGCCATCGTCGGTCCCGCTACCGGGCATTGGCCGGTCGTCGCTCCCCGTCCGCACAGCGGCGACGACGGTCGCCCCCGCGCCGGCGAACGCCCGAACCAACGCGCCTCCGATACCGCCCGCCGCACCAGTCACGACGACCGTAGCTTCGTTCATAGCGGAGATGGGGCTGGCGGGAACTTAGCGGTGTTCGTCGCGGCTCTCGTGCCCTCGGCCGTGACAGTAGGTATCAACACGACTGCAACCCCCGACCCGCCGCTGCGCCCCGGTTTTAAGCCCGCCGCGGTTCTCCCACACACATGGACGTTTCTCCGGACCTCGCCACGCTCGATGGGCGCTCGGTCGCCGTCATCGGTGGCGGTATCGGCGGCCTTTCGACGGCCTGCTACCTCGCCGACGCCGGCGCCGACGTGACGCTGCTCGAACGAAACGAGCAACTGGGCGGTCGGGCCAGCGTGCTCGAACGCGACGGCTTCCGTTTCGACATGGGGCCCTCGTGGTATCTGATGCCGGACGTGTTCGAGCGTTTCTTCGCTGATTTCGGCCGGGAGCCCTCAGAGTACTACACCCTCTCGCGGCTCGACCCCCACTACCGTATCCAGTGGAAAGACGGCGACCGACTAGACCTCTCACCGAACGTCGCTGCGAACGCCGAGAAGTTCGAGGCCTACGAGGAGGGCGCCGGCGACGCGCTCCATGAGTACCTCGAGAAGTCCACGCTCAACTACGAGGTGGGGATGGAGCATTTCGTCTACAAGGACCGGCCCAACCTCCGAGATTACATCGACCCTGACGTGGCCAAACAGGCCCGCGGCCTCTCGATGCTCGGCTCAATGCAGGACCACGTCGAGAGCTACTTCGACCACCCCAAACTCCAGCAGGTGATGCAGTACACTCTTGTCTTCCTCGGGGGGTCACCGCACAACACGCCGGCGCTCTACAACCTCATGAGCCACGTCGACTTCAACCTCGGCGTCTACTACCCCGACGGCGGGCTCGGCGCCGTCATCGACGGCCTCGTCGACCTCGGGAGTGAACTCGGTGTCGAGTACCGCACGGGCGCGGACGTGAGCCAGATTCACGGCCAGCGCGGCGCGTTCAAGGTGGATTACGACAGCGCCGACCCGGACAAAGAGTACGCCCCGAGCGACCGCCACGCGGCTCACCGTGTCGACGGCGCGGGCTACAAACTCGCAGATATCGTGGTCAGCGACGCCGACTACGCCCACACCGAACAGGAGCTGCTGCCCGAGCAGAAACGCCAGTACAGCGAGTCATACTGGGACTCTCGGACCTACGCCCCCTCGGCGTTCCTGCTCTACATGGGCGTCGAGGGCGACGTCCCCGAACTGGCCCACCACACGCTCGTGCTCCCGACCGAGTGGGACGAGCATTTCGAGCAGATTTTCGACCGGCCCGCGTGGCCCGACGACCCGGCGTACTACCTCTGTGTCCCCTCGAAAACCGACGAGACGGTCGCGCCGGAGGGCCACTCCAACCTCTTCGCGCTCGTCCCCATCGCGCCCGGCCTCGAGGACGACGAGGAGACTCGCGCGGCCTACCGTGAATCAGTGCTCGACGACATCGCGGCCAACACCGATACGGACCTCAGAGACCGTATCGTCGTCGAGGAGACGTTCTCAGTCTCGGAGTTCGGCGAGCGCTACAACTCCGTGCAGGGCTCTGCACTCGGGCTGGCCCACACGCTCAAACAGACGACACTGCTCCGGCCGCCCCACGTCTCCGAGACCGTTCCGGGACTCTACTTCACTGGCTCGTACACGACACCGGGCATCGGCGTTCCGATGTGTCTCATCAGCGGACAGCTTACCGCCGAAGCGCTGGCCGAAAGAGAGACCGGGCGCTGAGCGGATGGTTCGGTATCTGCTGACGCTCTCGCGGCCGCGCTTCTGGCTCTACACCGCTGGGCCCGTGCTGGTCGGCGTCGCCTACGCCGCCGGGACGGTTGAGGAGCTGTTGGTACTGCTCCCGGCGCTGCTGTTCGCCTACTTCCTGCTGCCGGCGAACGTCTATATCTACGGAATCAACGACCGGTTCGACCGCGACATCGACGCTGAAAACCCCAAGAAGGACGACTCGGGGAAAGAAGCCCGCTGGCGCGGGGAGCCGGCTGTGACAGCCGTCGTCGCGCTGTCGGGCGTGCTGGGGCTTGCGTTGTTCCCGATCACACCCGCCGTTGCGTGGCCCTACCTCGCTGGCTTTCTCGTCCTCGCGACAGCGTACAGTGTGCCGCCGCTGCGGTTCAAAGCCCGGCCGCTGCTGGATTCGCTCTCGAACGGGCTCTACATGCTCCCCGGTGCCGCCGCCTACGCGGCCGTTGCAGGCACGCATCCGCCCACGGCTGCGCTCGTCGGTGGCTGGCTCTGGACGATGGGAATGCACACCTATTCGGCGATTCCGGACATCGACCCCGACCGTGCTGCAGGCATCGAGACCACCGCGACCTGGCTGGGCGAGCGCCGCACCTACGCCTACTGTCTGGGCTGCTGGACGTTCGCCGCCGTCGTGTTCGCGGCGCTGGACCCGCGACTGGGTGCGCTGTTGGCGGTCTACCCGCTCTTCCTCGGGAGCACCGTCGGTGCCGAGGTCCCGGTTGACCGCGCGTACTGGTGGTTCCCAGTTCTCAACGGGGTCGTGGGGATGGTGCTGACGATGGGCGGACTCTGGCGGTTCCGGGGGGTCCTGCTGTGAGTACGCTGCTCGCGCTGGTCCAGAACCGCCCGGACGACCGCCAGGCGTGGGAGGCGGCGATGGACCAGCTCGTACGACAGCACCGGTTCACCATCGCCGTCGTTTTCCCCGTCGTTGGCGCGGTACTGCTGCTCGCCAGCGCTGAGGGGCTGCTACCCGAGCCGTTGGCGTTCAACCCCATGCTCGTCCTGATGGGTGTGCTCGTGATGCGCTCGCCGCTCGTGGTCGGCGTCTCGCCCGTCGTCGACCGGAAAGCGTTCGCGGGGGTCGCTGGCCTCGCAGCG is a window of halophilic archaeon DL31 DNA encoding:
- a CDS encoding Acetylornithine transaminase (KEGG: nmg:Nmag_2523 aminotransferase class-III~PFAM: Aminotransferase class-III), whose translation is MAQPDRPRNIPHWYSPKGETLSLTDGEGARVTDDGGNEYLDFVAQLYCVNAGHSDERIVDAMTEQAQRIPYVSSSKTTPARDELAARLADVAPGALNDVFFSISGSEANESAIQIAREYQDAPKVLTRWRSYHGSTYAAGALSGDPETRSVVERHAAMTGVGKFLPPLVHNSPFDGDTPEEIAQQAADHLEFVIKNEGPDSVAAVLTEPIAGTSGAYPAPPGYFERVREICDEYDVLLISDEVIAGFGRCGDWFGINTYDVEPDMITFAKGVTSAYAPLAGVVANEEIASEIREDGHPLGQTFAGHPIACAAGNAAMEAYENGLIENCRELAPYLEERLRELESYDEVAHVHGRGLLWSVEFGDPETGEPFVDPRVEPDAENPLAHVRSVTQDHGVLFGSGRPDTQVLLSPPLCIDRADIDEAVDALEAGIEATF
- a CDS encoding hypothetical protein (KEGG: hla:Hlac_1451 hypothetical protein), whose translation is MSERAESEPDDKPIAPGETVYDEDGQVLGQVNEYTADGFQVVTTESGSTGGNNAETIPGQEFGEGYLMWRCSECGEMGELEEGMPDSCPACGAPEEAIVAVEED
- a CDS encoding hypothetical protein (KEGG: hla:Hlac_1450 hypothetical protein) yields the protein MKTLTLGRRTLRRLSIASTLLDAAAAFARRDVRAGILLLGAAIASKWMPGLGVVASVLTRLYRRIR
- a CDS encoding hypothetical protein (KEGG: hla:Hlac_1127 hypothetical protein) is translated as MSAVDRYWSFRDWFPVPQRNGRFHVIRWVLLEANRLAVTGALLTFMFSALMLIGSVWTFEMQRVLTETPAVQTILSSLLSGIILLVSIVVSINSIVLSHDITTVETQENRVQGSMKFRRDVGRLTESGDSPSDPVSFLSLMASVIHDRATALEEVATGSDDELAQDIQEYVDEVVQTVEPLGDHSNSASGADFGVLWLGLEADYGRHMDRSRVLRGSYESEQSDTFGEALDDLIQAFQLFATGKEYFKTLYYTQEVSQLSRTLLVVSLPSILVTASAILAINSNLLPEAWVFGLPPLMSFVSTVFTIALAPFLVLTAYMLRLSTVAQRTAGAGAFSLH
- a CDS encoding GCN5-related N-acetyltransferase (PFAM: GCN5-related N-acetyltransferase~KEGG: hla:Hlac_1136 GCN5-related N-acetyltransferase) — translated: MNVRPAESDDREQIRAVTRDSLQSSYSLSPEQIEMMLEEEFDDSSLTDLLNDADTAVLVVEETVDGTETVRGFITVQIGTEATIRWVHVDPAARGGGIATALLNRVREQFAEKPIVACILDEAVEGGEFLEGFGLKQDDHDHILVGGEEFAVTMFTEGESTETSTEPTVTVPESVTVDGVDRPVGRDESVPGSEAPFFAVYCADDEEDAYGYFCSQCGSTNVSIDGLDRLECEDCSNTHLADEWDDAYL
- a CDS encoding hypothetical protein (KEGG: hla:Hlac_1446 hypothetical protein), with amino-acid sequence MTTDQDDNGREQGVEFGPLADDLEDEAYPIDLEAVLERYGDRELGLGDGTATLQTVLEPLGETTYESADDVRQSIIGMVSDEAIGRKNYSDRGGSTAAEEDTEESV
- a CDS encoding hypothetical protein (KEGG: hsl:OE6069R hypothetical protein) — its product is MTDGAEIPETIVFDAEPLIAYFCNEPGSDTVETYVDAVEGAADGYISAINLAEIHYLVRAIDGAERADAVVDVLEESGIRRVDTEQTWPPAADFKFRYAPALGDAFALGTAAHVDGMLLVGADDGYDGVTDVPITRFRTESA
- a CDS encoding transcriptional regulator, AbrB family (KEGG: hsl:OE6070R hypothetical protein~TIGRFAM: Transcription regulator AbrB~PFAM: Transcription regulator AbrB/SpoV, predicted) codes for the protein MSKSESEKVVSVSSRGQATIPKEFREKLGINTPGRVKFIRTKEGEIVVRPIHSVTDLRGVLDGKTDEQGRSATERLREERTADKASEEELRQQYAGDDEADA
- a CDS encoding hypothetical protein (KEGG: hbo:Hbor_11350 hypothetical protein); translated protein: MQLEAIRTAAGETVHVDRSTGERGSKGVFFVAYVSEAAEERWGYFCENCETTDNAMDTMGRIECNVCGNVKKPDEWDAAHE
- a CDS encoding short-chain dehydrogenase/reductase SDR (PFAM: Short-chain dehydrogenase/reductase SDR~KEGG: hvo:HVO_2529 short-chain family oxidoreductase), which translates into the protein MNEATVVVTGAAGGIGGALVRAFAGAGATVVAAVRTGSDDRPMPGSGTDDGLFADIENVDTVTADVRDEFDAERLMERAARVGGDIDLVMPCAGVFHSAPGEAPLDEETYSAFDDQFRTNARGVFTTVKEAVPHLAPDARVLVPSGQVAVEPSPGYGGYAVSKAAAEAVARGFATDIEQTVGVVDPGIVATELTGGQGRDPEDVVGLFEWAATEADAEELNGGRLGLADWKKATR
- a CDS encoding phytoene desaturase (KEGG: hla:Hlac_1897 phytoene desaturase~TIGRFAM: Zeta-phytoene desaturase~PFAM: Amine oxidase), with the translated sequence MDVSPDLATLDGRSVAVIGGGIGGLSTACYLADAGADVTLLERNEQLGGRASVLERDGFRFDMGPSWYLMPDVFERFFADFGREPSEYYTLSRLDPHYRIQWKDGDRLDLSPNVAANAEKFEAYEEGAGDALHEYLEKSTLNYEVGMEHFVYKDRPNLRDYIDPDVAKQARGLSMLGSMQDHVESYFDHPKLQQVMQYTLVFLGGSPHNTPALYNLMSHVDFNLGVYYPDGGLGAVIDGLVDLGSELGVEYRTGADVSQIHGQRGAFKVDYDSADPDKEYAPSDRHAAHRVDGAGYKLADIVVSDADYAHTEQELLPEQKRQYSESYWDSRTYAPSAFLLYMGVEGDVPELAHHTLVLPTEWDEHFEQIFDRPAWPDDPAYYLCVPSKTDETVAPEGHSNLFALVPIAPGLEDDEETRAAYRESVLDDIAANTDTDLRDRIVVEETFSVSEFGERYNSVQGSALGLAHTLKQTTLLRPPHVSETVPGLYFTGSYTTPGIGVPMCLISGQLTAEALAERETGR
- a CDS encoding UbiA prenyltransferase (PFAM: UbiA prenyltransferase~KEGG: hla:Hlac_1898 prenyltransferase); translated protein: MVRYLLTLSRPRFWLYTAGPVLVGVAYAAGTVEELLVLLPALLFAYFLLPANVYIYGINDRFDRDIDAENPKKDDSGKEARWRGEPAVTAVVALSGVLGLALFPITPAVAWPYLAGFLVLATAYSVPPLRFKARPLLDSLSNGLYMLPGAAAYAAVAGTHPPTAALVGGWLWTMGMHTYSAIPDIDPDRAAGIETTATWLGERRTYAYCLGCWTFAAVVFAALDPRLGALLAVYPLFLGSTVGAEVPVDRAYWWFPVLNGVVGMVLTMGGLWRFRGVLL